A genomic region of Prochlorococcus marinus XMU1405 contains the following coding sequences:
- a CDS encoding low molecular weight protein-tyrosine-phosphatase, whose protein sequence is MNKISVLFVCLGNICRSPAAEAIFIRLLEKKGLTDAFIVDSAGTGSWHIGKKADSRMRIAAERRDINILSKARQITSKDFDEFNYILAMDDSNFKNIQDLKNRTASTGFAAIKKIQDFRSVFNEQEVPDPYFGGDEGFDYVLDILEDSVKGFLESIS, encoded by the coding sequence ATGAATAAAATTTCTGTTCTTTTTGTATGTTTGGGAAATATTTGCAGGTCTCCTGCAGCAGAAGCTATCTTTATACGACTACTTGAAAAGAAGGGATTAACCGATGCCTTTATTGTTGATTCTGCTGGAACTGGGAGTTGGCATATTGGGAAAAAAGCTGACTCTAGGATGAGAATTGCGGCAGAAAGAAGAGATATAAATATCTTAAGCAAGGCTCGTCAAATTACTAGCAAAGATTTTGACGAATTTAACTATATTCTTGCGATGGACGATTCAAATTTTAAAAATATTCAAGATCTTAAAAATAGAACAGCTTCAACTGGTTTTGCAGCAATAAAAAAAATACAAGATTTTAGATCAGTTTTTAATGAGCAAGAAGTTCCTGATCCATATTTTGGAGGTGATGAGGGCTTTGATTATGTCCTTGATATTCTAGAAGACTCTGTAAAAGGTTTTTTGGAAAGTATTTCTTAA
- a CDS encoding phycoerythrobilin:ferredoxin oxidoreductase encodes MLIEDTIFYRPDWRWHNFLKYLTNNLSKYNCLEKKIPSEYSYKDSTYGSKKSKKNVNLSTWGVTHKKRIQFARAVCINSPNYSVLNFLIIPNTIYNVPFFGVDFVSLPNSYLIVLDFQPSLKIQNQYNNELLEKLIKLKNHCHSSLPLAEKMSADVARFFSPGVIWSKLPKEERSDFLITNQLYNSFKEYLDLYLEILFESKEVNIELQKELINGQNNYLDYRRDNDPARPMLSSLFGKEFTESLIEEVLFTT; translated from the coding sequence ATGTTAATAGAAGATACTATTTTTTATAGGCCAGATTGGAGATGGCATAATTTCTTAAAATATTTAACAAATAATTTAAGTAAATATAACTGTTTAGAAAAAAAAATACCCTCGGAATATTCTTATAAAGATTCAACTTATGGTTCAAAAAAATCAAAAAAAAATGTGAATCTATCTACTTGGGGTGTAACGCATAAAAAAAGAATTCAATTCGCAAGGGCAGTTTGTATAAATAGTCCAAATTATTCTGTTTTAAATTTTTTAATTATTCCTAATACTATTTATAACGTCCCATTTTTTGGAGTAGATTTTGTTTCTCTACCTAATAGTTATTTAATAGTGTTAGATTTTCAGCCTTCATTAAAAATACAAAATCAATACAATAATGAGTTATTAGAAAAACTTATAAAACTCAAAAATCATTGTCATTCATCACTCCCATTAGCTGAAAAAATGTCTGCGGATGTAGCTAGATTTTTTTCTCCAGGAGTAATATGGTCAAAATTACCAAAAGAAGAAAGAAGTGATTTTTTAATTACTAATCAGCTTTATAACTCATTTAAGGAATATCTTGATTTGTATTTGGAAATTCTTTTCGAAAGCAAAGAAGTCAATATTGAACTGCAAAAAGAATTAATAAACGGTCAAAATAATTATTTGGATTATAGAAGAGATAACGATCCAGCAAGGCCAATGTTGTCGAGTTTGTTTGGTAAAGAATTTACTGAATCTTTAATTGAAGAAGTTTTATTTACTACTTAA
- a CDS encoding 15,16-dihydrobiliverdin:ferredoxin oxidoreductase: MFDSLVDFLKTNIDQLNGHEVQISSEFKEHHNEDSKYIIKNWLFSSPEYRKWRITRLDGGKKLQVFNTVAYPNFESECPILGADILWFGTSQKLLAILDYQPLIQESKYLEKYCSSLGIIKEKYSAFDNNKMKNIYDSKKYFSPWVIICRGNKLNLDRDLNNIFHSFVNNYLNIYKSNHVNQFLNAEEIKINQIKYDKYSFEKDPADKLFKSFFGEKWTKKFINKFLFTLNNEIIH; this comes from the coding sequence ATGTTTGATTCATTAGTTGATTTCCTTAAAACCAATATTGATCAATTAAATGGACATGAAGTACAAATATCTAGTGAATTCAAAGAACATCATAACGAAGACTCAAAATATATTATTAAAAATTGGCTTTTTTCATCTCCCGAATATAGAAAGTGGCGAATAACAAGATTAGATGGTGGCAAAAAACTGCAAGTGTTTAATACTGTCGCATATCCTAATTTTGAAAGTGAATGTCCTATTTTAGGAGCTGATATTTTATGGTTTGGAACTTCTCAAAAGTTATTAGCAATACTTGATTATCAACCTTTAATTCAAGAAAGCAAATATCTTGAAAAATATTGTTCAAGTTTAGGTATTATTAAGGAAAAATATTCTGCATTTGATAATAATAAAATGAAGAATATATATGATTCAAAAAAGTATTTTTCCCCATGGGTGATTATATGTAGAGGAAATAAATTAAATCTTGATAGAGATTTAAATAATATATTCCATTCATTTGTAAATAATTATTTGAACATTTATAAATCGAATCATGTTAATCAATTTTTAAATGCAGAAGAAATAAAGATTAATCAAATTAAATATGATAAGTACAGTTTTGAAAAAGACCCTGCAGATAAATTGTTTAAATCTTTTTTTGGAGAAAAATGGACAAAAAAATTTATCAATAAATTTCTATTTACATTAAATAATGAGATTATTCATTGA
- a CDS encoding heme oxygenase (biliverdin-producing) — MAVALAGQLREGTKKSHTMAENTGFVACFLKGVVEKKSYRKLISDLYFVYEAMEEEIERLVNEEHPVIKPIGFKSLFRKETLVNDLKFYFGENWKNEINISHSAKEYVERIREVAKNSPELLVGHHYTRYIGDLSGGQILKRIAKKALNLQGNDGLNFYEFELIADEKKFKEEYSLTLNQLPINQKTADQIIDEANQAFTYNMKMFKELEGNLIAVLGKIVFNYITKKVRKGSTET; from the coding sequence ATGGCAGTTGCTCTTGCAGGACAATTAAGAGAAGGGACAAAAAAATCCCACACTATGGCAGAAAATACTGGCTTTGTGGCTTGTTTTTTAAAAGGAGTTGTTGAAAAAAAATCTTATAGAAAATTAATTAGTGATTTATATTTTGTTTATGAAGCCATGGAAGAGGAAATTGAAAGACTGGTCAATGAGGAACATCCCGTCATAAAACCTATAGGTTTTAAATCATTATTCAGGAAAGAAACTCTTGTAAATGATCTTAAATTTTATTTTGGTGAAAACTGGAAGAATGAAATTAATATTTCGCACTCAGCAAAAGAATATGTTGAAAGAATCCGAGAGGTCGCAAAAAATTCACCAGAGCTCTTAGTTGGTCATCACTATACGCGCTATATAGGAGATTTATCTGGGGGGCAAATCTTGAAAAGGATCGCTAAAAAAGCATTAAATTTGCAGGGAAATGATGGTTTAAATTTTTATGAGTTTGAATTAATTGCTGATGAAAAGAAATTTAAGGAAGAATATTCCCTTACTTTGAATCAACTTCCAATAAATCAAAAGACGGCTGATCAAATTATTGATGAAGCTAATCAAGCGTTTACTTACAATATGAAAATGTTTAAGGAGCTTGAAGGTAACTTGATTGCTGTTTTAGGCAAGATTGTATTCAATTACATTACAAAAAAAGTTAGGAAAGGAAGTACCGAGACCTAA
- a CDS encoding NADP-dependent isocitrate dehydrogenase: MPKFEKLTLPSEGEIITFNQGKPNVPNNPIVPFIRGDGTGVDIWPATQIVLDSAIKKSYGDERKINWFKVYAGDEACELYGTYNYLPQDTIEAIRHFGVAIKGPLTTPIGGGIRSLNVALRQIFDLYSCVRPCRYYSGTPSPHKNPQNLDVIVYRENTEDIYMGIEWEAEDNNCLELINHLNNVVIPNSKNLKNRSIPNGSGIGIKPVSKSGSQRHIRKAIEHAKRLSGDKRHVTLVHKGNIMKYTEGAFRDWGYELAVNEFRGDCITERESWILDNIHKNPEITIENNARKIEPGFDKLTNNKKAFICEEIKEVIASISNSHGDGKWRELILVDDRIADSIFQQIQTRPQEYSILATLNLNGDYVSDAAAAIVGGLGMAPGANIGDNAAIFEATHGTAPKHAGLNKINPGSVILSGVMMLEYFGWDEAANLITDGLSKAIEQKKVTYDLARLMEPKVEPLSCSSFAEEIISNF; the protein is encoded by the coding sequence ATGCCAAAATTTGAAAAATTAACTTTACCTAGTGAAGGCGAGATAATAACTTTTAATCAAGGTAAACCTAATGTTCCTAATAATCCAATTGTCCCTTTTATTAGGGGTGATGGTACTGGAGTTGATATTTGGCCTGCTACTCAAATCGTTCTTGATTCAGCGATTAAAAAAAGCTATGGAGATGAAAGAAAAATTAATTGGTTTAAAGTCTATGCAGGAGATGAAGCTTGTGAACTTTATGGAACATATAACTATCTCCCTCAAGATACTATTGAGGCAATCAGACACTTTGGCGTAGCTATCAAAGGTCCTTTAACGACTCCCATCGGCGGAGGTATTAGATCTCTTAATGTTGCATTAAGACAAATCTTTGATTTATATAGTTGTGTTAGACCATGCAGATATTATTCAGGGACTCCAAGCCCTCACAAAAATCCCCAAAATCTGGACGTTATTGTTTATAGAGAAAATACTGAAGATATCTACATGGGAATTGAATGGGAAGCCGAGGATAATAATTGTCTTGAATTAATTAATCACTTAAATAATGTTGTAATACCAAATAGTAAAAATTTAAAAAATAGATCCATACCAAACGGATCAGGAATTGGAATAAAACCAGTAAGTAAATCTGGAAGCCAAAGGCATATTAGAAAGGCCATTGAACATGCTAAAAGATTATCAGGAGATAAAAGGCATGTGACTCTTGTACATAAAGGGAATATTATGAAATATACCGAAGGTGCATTTAGAGATTGGGGTTATGAATTAGCAGTCAATGAATTTAGAGGAGATTGCATTACAGAAAGAGAAAGCTGGATTTTAGATAATATTCATAAAAATCCAGAAATTACAATTGAAAATAATGCCCGAAAAATCGAACCAGGTTTTGACAAGCTTACAAATAACAAAAAAGCATTCATTTGCGAAGAAATTAAAGAAGTAATTGCATCAATTTCAAATTCGCATGGAGACGGAAAATGGAGAGAACTTATTCTTGTTGATGATCGGATAGCTGATAGTATATTTCAACAAATTCAAACTAGACCTCAAGAATATTCAATTCTTGCAACCTTAAACCTCAACGGAGACTATGTTTCTGATGCAGCTGCAGCAATTGTTGGAGGCCTAGGTATGGCTCCTGGTGCAAATATTGGGGATAATGCAGCAATTTTCGAAGCTACGCACGGTACTGCGCCAAAACATGCAGGCTTAAATAAGATTAATCCAGGCTCAGTAATTCTTAGTGGTGTAATGATGCTTGAATATTTTGGTTGGGATGAAGCAGCTAACCTAATTACAGATGGTTTAAGCAAGGCAATAGAGCAAAAAAAAGTCACCTATGATCTAGCACGCTTAATGGAACCTAAAGTAGAACCTTTGTCTTGCAGTAGTTTTGCTGAAGAAATTATCTCAAATTTCTAA
- a CDS encoding four-carbon acid sugar kinase family protein, with protein MKFVVIDDDPTGSQTVHDCLLLLKWDCSTLVKGFESKSNLFFILANTRSLSENDAKLTIKEICKNLKTVISSQAYEEEIIFISRGDSTLRGHNYLEPIALNSCLGPFDATFHIPAFIEGKRLTINGSHFVDKTPISQTIFAKDKIFGYETSNVKNLLFQQSKSQINFEDIQNLFLSDIEMLNDEENNIVFKKINNLKNNKHVIVDVENYSQLKKFSLVIKKLIKQKKFLFRTAASFVSSISDKKSFSQSEIFFSNLRIRNKEKSFLPGLIIVGSYVELSTIQLNNLLEITNCNPVELDVFEFFKIYSSDNNQKRRNLFKNKFLKEIRFSFEKGKTPVLFTSRQFMSLDSSELFNFYNLLACFIAELVADLKYEIGYLISKGGITTNLILSNGLNADYVYLEGQILTGISVVTCNLKNGEKLPVVTHPGNIGTKDSLVNIWKVFENKTNF; from the coding sequence ATGAAATTTGTCGTAATAGATGATGATCCCACAGGCTCTCAAACTGTTCACGATTGCTTATTACTGCTTAAGTGGGACTGCTCAACTTTAGTCAAAGGTTTTGAATCTAAATCTAATTTATTTTTTATTTTGGCTAATACAAGGTCACTATCGGAAAATGATGCGAAATTAACAATAAAAGAAATTTGCAAAAATCTTAAGACTGTAATTAGTTCTCAAGCCTATGAAGAAGAAATTATTTTTATAAGTAGAGGAGACTCTACTCTTCGAGGACATAACTATTTAGAGCCAATTGCTCTAAATAGTTGCTTAGGTCCTTTTGATGCTACTTTTCATATTCCAGCTTTCATAGAGGGTAAAAGATTAACAATTAATGGATCTCATTTTGTTGATAAAACTCCTATAAGTCAAACAATTTTTGCAAAAGATAAAATTTTTGGATATGAGACAAGTAATGTCAAGAATCTTTTATTTCAGCAGAGTAAATCCCAAATAAATTTTGAAGATATTCAAAATCTTTTTTTGTCAGATATTGAAATGCTAAATGATGAAGAAAATAATATTGTTTTTAAAAAAATAAACAACTTGAAGAATAATAAACATGTAATTGTAGATGTAGAAAATTATTCTCAACTAAAAAAATTTTCTTTAGTAATTAAAAAATTAATTAAACAAAAAAAATTCCTTTTTCGAACTGCAGCAAGTTTTGTAAGTTCAATTTCTGATAAAAAAAGTTTCTCTCAGAGTGAAATATTTTTCTCTAATTTAAGAATAAGAAATAAAGAAAAGAGTTTTCTTCCAGGACTGATAATTGTTGGATCTTATGTAGAACTTTCAACAATACAATTGAATAATTTGTTAGAGATAACTAATTGCAATCCAGTTGAATTAGATGTTTTTGAATTCTTTAAAATTTATTCATCAGATAATAATCAGAAGCGAAGGAATTTATTTAAAAATAAATTTTTAAAAGAAATTAGATTTTCTTTTGAGAAAGGAAAAACTCCTGTTTTGTTTACTTCAAGACAATTTATGTCTTTAGATTCTTCTGAACTATTTAATTTTTATAATTTACTCGCTTGTTTTATTGCTGAATTAGTCGCAGATTTGAAGTATGAAATAGGATATTTGATTTCAAAAGGTGGAATAACAACAAATTTGATTCTTAGTAATGGACTTAATGCAGATTATGTTTATCTTGAAGGACAGATTTTAACGGGCATTTCAGTGGTGACTTGCAACCTAAAAAATGGCGAAAAACTTCCTGTTGTTACACATCCTGGAAACATTGGCACTAAAGATTCACTGGTGAATATTTGGAAGGTTTTTGAAAATAAAACTAATTTCTAA
- a CDS encoding galactose mutarotase gives MKLESSNKDQGIFVFQLDKYNYIKFCPNRGGVITNWVSDGNEILYFDEKRFMDKTKSIRGGIPILFPICGNLNTSSSVFGNGYLQLPQHGFARDSQWQYSFNENEKFLCLLLNASKKTKKYYPFDFELKIEVTLKINSLEFEITIHNKTDFAMPINFGLHPYFNVSDFKNLEFVDNPLNCQDQERNTISNTLDELNKINSGVDLLMYTSGKSSFRDKIFKREVTLNHPYPFDLGVIWSDPPRRMICLEPWTSPRNSFVDGFRNIMIPSNDSKRFNASIQIKSFK, from the coding sequence GTGAAACTTGAATCATCTAATAAGGACCAAGGAATTTTTGTCTTTCAATTAGATAAATATAATTACATTAAATTTTGTCCTAACAGAGGAGGCGTTATTACAAATTGGGTTTCGGATGGTAATGAAATACTTTATTTCGATGAAAAAAGATTTATGGACAAGACAAAAAGTATTAGGGGAGGCATTCCAATCTTGTTTCCAATTTGTGGAAATCTTAATACCTCTAGTTCAGTATTTGGAAATGGTTATTTGCAATTACCACAACATGGTTTCGCTAGGGATTCGCAATGGCAATACTCCTTCAATGAAAATGAAAAATTTTTATGCTTATTATTAAATGCATCAAAAAAAACCAAAAAATATTATCCTTTCGATTTCGAACTAAAAATAGAAGTTACTTTAAAAATTAACTCTTTAGAATTTGAAATTACAATCCATAATAAAACAGACTTTGCTATGCCTATAAATTTCGGTTTGCATCCTTATTTTAACGTTTCAGATTTCAAAAATTTAGAGTTTGTTGATAATCCACTTAATTGTCAGGATCAAGAAAGAAATACTATAAGTAATACTTTGGATGAATTAAACAAAATTAATTCAGGAGTTGATCTACTTATGTATACTTCCGGTAAAAGCTCTTTTCGAGATAAAATTTTTAAAAGAGAGGTAACTTTAAATCATCCATATCCTTTTGATTTAGGCGTTATTTGGAGTGATCCCCCAAGAAGAATGATATGTCTCGAACCTTGGACTAGTCCACGAAATTCTTTTGTTGACGGATTTAGAAACATTATGATTCCTTCAAATGATAGTAAAAGGTTTAATGCCTCAATACAAATAAAATCTTTTAAGTAA
- a CDS encoding alpha/beta fold hydrolase, giving the protein MEKSALIDGDVNYDWNFLNYPIHIVSAKPEQTAKEYAILLIHGFGASTDHWRFNIPVLSTKYEVHAMDLLGFGKSPKPQDVEYSGSLWKDQVVAYVKEKIKKPTIVVGNSLGGYAALAAGAELNELNAGVILLNAAGYFSEEKTIKKNMLQTSIETVAGIFLKNIVLQRLIFENMRNPKNIKKTLNQVYVDKKNVDDFLVESIRKPSLDFGAFNVFRSVFNPSGPQGLPLDKLFSKLNAPLLLLWGGKDPWMNTPKKRNLYKKFTPKNTKEIILDAGHCPHDEIPELVNQHILDWVDSL; this is encoded by the coding sequence ATGGAAAAATCAGCTCTGATAGATGGTGATGTAAATTATGACTGGAATTTTTTAAATTACCCAATACATATTGTCTCTGCTAAGCCTGAACAAACAGCAAAAGAATACGCAATTTTATTAATTCATGGTTTCGGTGCTTCTACGGATCATTGGAGATTTAATATCCCTGTTTTGAGTACGAAATACGAAGTTCATGCTATGGATTTACTTGGTTTTGGAAAAAGTCCTAAGCCTCAAGACGTTGAATACTCAGGATCTTTATGGAAAGATCAGGTTGTCGCTTATGTAAAAGAGAAAATAAAAAAACCTACAATTGTTGTTGGAAATTCATTAGGTGGTTATGCTGCATTAGCAGCTGGTGCAGAATTAAATGAGTTAAACGCAGGAGTGATCTTACTTAATGCTGCTGGATATTTTAGTGAAGAAAAAACTATCAAAAAGAATATGTTGCAAACTTCAATCGAAACAGTTGCCGGCATATTTTTGAAAAATATTGTTCTTCAACGTTTGATTTTTGAGAATATGAGAAATCCAAAAAATATTAAAAAAACTTTAAATCAAGTTTATGTTGATAAAAAAAATGTTGATGATTTTTTAGTTGAGTCAATAAGGAAGCCTTCTCTAGATTTTGGGGCTTTTAATGTTTTTAGAAGTGTATTTAACCCATCAGGGCCTCAGGGATTGCCGTTGGATAAGCTATTCTCAAAACTAAATGCACCATTGCTACTTCTTTGGGGAGGGAAAGATCCATGGATGAACACTCCAAAAAAAAGAAATCTATATAAAAAATTTACACCAAAGAATACAAAAGAAATTATTCTTGATGCAGGACATTGCCCTCATGATGAAATACCTGAATTAGTTAATCAGCATATTTTGGATTGGGTTGATTCTCTTTAA
- a CDS encoding cation:proton antiporter, whose protein sequence is MYSLLAELSAHDLEVAETLIGVIRFLLIFLAARALAEVLVRLSLPTIVGELLAGVVIGASGFHLLIPPSAGTELNEGLVNVISSLASIPPEAVPDVYFESFPSLQAVATLGLYALLFLTGLESELEELVAVGAQAFTVAMAGVILPFAFGTLGLMFIFQVDLIPAVFAGASMTATSIGITASVFGELGYLKTREGQIVIGAAVLDDILGIVILAVVVALAAGGTLEIAPIVKLVAAAVVFVIAAIALSRTAAPGFDWLLDRLKAPGAVVVASFVILVLCCFVATAIGLEAALGAFAAGLILSSSKNNHAIQQSVLPLVSLFATIFFVLVGAGMDLSVINPLDPTSRSALVVAGFLLVVAIIGKIAAGWVFSSDKPTNRLVVGLGMMPRGEVGLIFLGLGTSAKLLTPSLEAAILLMVIGTTFLAPVLLRIVLKDKPPNDGNKISDDVAADPVGLL, encoded by the coding sequence ATGTACTCTTTACTTGCTGAATTAAGTGCACATGATTTAGAAGTTGCTGAAACGTTGATAGGAGTTATAAGGTTTCTATTAATATTTTTAGCTGCAAGAGCATTAGCAGAAGTATTAGTAAGACTAAGTTTGCCAACGATAGTAGGTGAGCTCCTTGCAGGGGTTGTAATAGGGGCTTCAGGATTCCATTTGTTGATACCGCCTTCAGCTGGAACAGAATTAAATGAAGGACTTGTAAATGTTATTAGTTCTTTAGCGTCAATCCCCCCAGAAGCTGTACCTGATGTTTATTTCGAAAGTTTTCCATCCCTGCAAGCAGTAGCAACTCTGGGATTATATGCTCTTTTATTTTTAACAGGACTAGAAAGTGAATTAGAGGAATTAGTAGCTGTCGGAGCTCAGGCTTTCACTGTTGCTATGGCTGGTGTAATTTTACCGTTTGCCTTTGGAACTCTTGGATTAATGTTTATTTTCCAAGTAGATCTAATTCCAGCAGTTTTTGCAGGAGCATCTATGACGGCAACAAGTATAGGAATTACTGCAAGTGTTTTTGGTGAGTTGGGTTACTTAAAAACTAGAGAAGGACAGATTGTTATTGGTGCAGCAGTGTTAGACGATATCTTAGGAATTGTTATTCTGGCAGTTGTAGTCGCCCTTGCTGCCGGAGGCACTTTAGAAATTGCTCCCATCGTTAAATTAGTTGCAGCAGCTGTAGTATTCGTTATTGCTGCTATTGCACTAAGTAGAACAGCTGCTCCAGGTTTTGATTGGTTATTAGATAGATTAAAGGCTCCTGGAGCCGTAGTGGTAGCTTCTTTTGTAATACTTGTATTGTGTTGTTTCGTAGCAACAGCCATTGGATTGGAAGCAGCTTTAGGTGCTTTTGCAGCTGGATTAATTCTAAGTAGTTCTAAAAATAATCATGCAATTCAACAATCCGTTTTACCTTTAGTATCCTTATTCGCAACCATTTTCTTTGTACTAGTTGGAGCGGGAATGGATTTATCAGTTATCAATCCACTTGATCCAACTAGTCGTTCAGCTCTTGTAGTTGCAGGATTTTTGTTAGTTGTCGCAATTATTGGAAAAATTGCAGCAGGATGGGTATTTTCAAGTGATAAACCTACAAATAGATTAGTAGTAGGTTTGGGTATGATGCCTAGAGGAGAGGTTGGTTTGATTTTCCTTGGATTAGGAACAAGTGCTAAGTTGTTAACTCCTTCTCTTGAAGCAGCTATTTTATTAATGGTTATTGGAACTACATTTCTTGCACCTGTTCTTTTGAGAATTGTCCTAAAAGATAAGCCACCAAATGATGGCAATAAAATTTCAGATGATGTTGCAGCCGATCCTGTGGGTCTTCTTTAG